AAGCCCGCGCCGTCGCCGCTGGTGGCGCAGGCCACGGCGCCGCGTCCTCGCGCCGGCGAGCCGGTCTGACGGCTGTGGTCGGGCGCGCCGCGCCCCTCCGCTCGCGGCTCCGCCTCCGCCCCCGCACGCTCCGCCCGCACCCGACTCTGTCGTGACCACCGCCTCGCCCCCGATCCAGTCGACCCTGCTCGACCGCACCCGTACCTGGGTGTCGGTCGAGACGGTGCTGACCGCCGGGCTCTTCGCCGTGCTCTTCGCGCGGCCGCTGCGCCTGCTCGCGCTCGACTGGTGGAACAACCCGGAGGCGGGGCACGGGCTGCTGCTCGCGCCCCTGGCCCTCTGGTTCGCCTGGAAGGAAGGGCTGTCGGCCCAGGCGACGCCGAACCGCCTGCTGGGCGGCCTGATCCTCCTGTTCGGCGTCGCGTTCCGCTACCTCGCCGACCTGGCCGCCGAGCTGTTCGTGATGCGGGGCTCGATCCTCGTGTCGCTGCTCGGCCTCGTCGTCTGGTACTTCGGCTTCCGCCAGGCGCTGCGCTGGTGGCTGCCGTTCACGCTGCTGGGCCTCTCGATCCCGCTGCCGGAGCTGATCCTCAGCCGCGTCGCGCTGCCGCTGCAGTTCACGGCCTCGCAGATCGGCGCGTCGCTGCTGGCGTGGCGCGACATCCCGGTGCTGCTGACCGGCAACGTCATCAAGATCCCCGGCCACGAGCTGTTCGTCGCCGAGGCGTGCAGCGGGCTGCGCTCGCTCACCGCGCTCCTGAGCCTCAGCGTGCTGCTCGGCGCGATCACGCTGAACAAGGTCGCGAGCCGCGTGCTGCTGCTCGCCGCCGCGGTGCCGATCGCCATCATGCTGAACGGCGTGCGCGTCTTCCTCACCGGCTTCCTGGTCTACTTCGTGGACCCGAAGCTGGGCGAGGGCTTCATGAACATCACCGAGGGCTGGCTGATCTTCGTCGTCGCGTTCCTGCTGCTGGGCGGCGTGGCGTGGGCGTTCGGCCGCGCCGAGCGCTGGTGGCACACGCGCGGGCTGCCGCCCGCGCCGCCGGCGGAGTACGCGGAGGAGTACGACGACCGCACCGACCCGGGCGCCGAGGCCCCGGACGCGATCCATCCCGACGAGCAGGCGCCCGCCCATGGCTGACCACGTGCGCTTCGTGCCCCCGCTGATGCTGGCGGCGGGCTGTGCCCTGATCTTCGGCGTCCGCGAGCAGCTCCAGACGCCCTCGCGCGAGCCGATGTCCAAGCTCCGCGTCGACGTGCCCGGCTACACGATGCAGGACGTCGTCGTGCCCGAGCAGGAGCGCAAGGTCGCCGGCATGAGCGACTACGCGATGCGCGCCTTCGCGCGCGACTCGCTCGACCCGGGCTTCTCGTACTACGTCGGCTACTACGACTACCAGCAGCAGGGCAAGACCATCCACTCGCCCAAGAACTGCCTGCCGGGCGCGGGATGGGAGGCGGTGGAGGCGAACCTCCGCCCGATGAAGTCGGCCGACGGCTCGTCGTTCATCGCCAACCGGTACGTGCTCGCCAACAAGGGTGCGCAGGCGGTCGTGTACTACTGGTACCAGGGCCGCGGGCGCATCGAGGCGAGCGAGTACAAGGTGAAGTGGCACCTGCTGCGCGACGCGGCGGTCTACGGCCGCACCGAGGAGGCGCTGGTGCGCATCGTCGTGCCGCTCGACACGCGCCACGCGCGCGGGCCGGAGGACATCGCGCGGCTGCGCGCGTCCGCCGACAGCATCGCCACGTCGGTCGCGGCGCGCCTGGAGCCCGAGGTGCGGCGCGTGCTCCCGACGCCGCCGGGATCGGCCTGACGCCGCGCCCCGATCGCCGCGCCCGTCGTCGTCGATGACCACCCCGCTGTCCGTGCAGGACCCCGACGGCCGCGCCTCCAACGCGCGGCCGTTGCGCGTCGACGTGCTGCTGCCGACGCACAACCGCGCGGAGCTCGTCGGCCGCACGCTCGACACGCTGCTGGCCGCGCGCCGCCCCGACGGGCTGCAGGCGCGCGTCATCGTCGTCGACAACAACTCGCGCGACGCGACGCGCGCGGTCGTCGAGGAGCGCGCGCGCCGCGGCGCCGAGGTCGGGCTCCCGATCGTCTACCTGTTCGAGCCGCGCGCGGGCAAGTCGCATGCGCTCAACACCGGCGTCGCGGCCACGGACTGCGACGTCATCGGGATGATCGACGACGACGAGGACGTCGAGCCGCGCTGGTTCGAGGCCATCGCGCAGGCGTTCGCGACGCCCGGCGTCGACTACATCACGGGCCCGTGCCTGCCGCGCTGGGAGATCGACCCGCCGCGCTGGCTGGCCGCCGAGTACGACCCGGTGCTCGGACTGTTCTACGAGGGGGACCGCATCCTCGGCATGCCCGACGAGTACCGCGGGCAGATGATGGGCGGCAACGCCGCCGTGCGGCGCGCGCTGCTGATGTCCGCGGGCGGCTACGACGCCTCGCTCGGCCCCTCGGAGTCGACGCGACAGCTGTCGTGCGAGGACAGCGAGATGCACGAGCGGCTGCGGCGCCTGGGCGCGCGCGGCCAGTACCGGCCGGACTTCATCATCCTGCACTTCGTGCCGCGCACGCGGCTCGAGAAGCGCTACCACCGCCGGTGGCACTTCTGGCACGGCGTCTCGCTCGGCGTGCTCGATCGCAAGGCGCCGCACGACGTGCCGTACGCGCTCGGCGTGCCGCGCTTCATGGTCGGCGAGGCCGTGCGCGACCTGCTCGGGCTCCTCGGCCTGCGGCGCCTGCCGGGCGACCGTCCGCGCGAGGCGCGGCGCTTCGGCGCGACGCTGCGCCTGCTCGGCGTCGCCGGGTTCTGGTACGGGCGCAACCGCTTCCGTCCGGCCGCGGCGCCCGCGTCGCCCGCGACCGCCAGCGTGTCGGCCGGCGCCCCCGCGTGACGGCGGCATGACCGCGCCCGCGACGGTCCTGTTCGCGCACAGCGGTCGCGACTGGATCCGGGGCAGCGAGCGCTGCCTGCTCGACCTGATCGCGCGGCTGGACCGCACGCGCTTCACGCCGGTGCTCGCGTGCGAGAGCCGCGTGCTGGCCGACGCGGCGGGCGCGCTGGGCGCGGAGATCGAGCACGTGCCCGAGTGGCGCGACGGCTGGCGGCCGCCGATGGAGCAGGTGCGCCGCGTGCAGCGCATCGTGCAGGCGCACGGCGTGCGCCTGGTGCACGCGAACAACCTGATCCCGATCCCGTCGGTGCTGCCCGTCGCGCGCTCGGGCGGGATCCCGGTCGTCGCGCACATCCACCTGATGATGACGCGCGAGGAACGGCTGCACTCGTGGCTGCACCAGGCGGCGGCGATCGTCGGCGTCAGCCGCCACGTGGTGGCCGGGCTGCTGGACGACGGGATGCCGCCGTCGCGCGTGCACGTCGTCTACAACGGCATCGACCGATCGCGCCTCGACGCGGGCAACGCGTGCGCGCTGCGCACGTCGCTCGGCATCGCGCCGCATGCGTTCGTGGCGACCGTCGTCGGCTCGCTGATCGAGATCAAGGGACAGCGCGTCATCATCGACGCCATCGGCGCGCTGCGCGCGGCGGGGGTGGACGCGCACCTGCTGATGGTCGGCGACGGCGAGGCGCGGCCCGCGCTCGAGGCGCAGGCGGCCGCGCTGGGGCTCACGGGGCACGTGCACGTCCTCGGCGAGCGCGGCGACGTGGGCGCCATGCTGCGCGACGCGACCGACGTCGCCGTGACCGCGTCGCGCATGGAGGCGTTCCCGCTCAACGTGCTCGAGGCGCAGTACGCGCGCGTGCCGGTCGTCGCCAGCGACATCCCCGCGCACCGCGAGGGCGTCGTGGTCGATGCGACGGGGCTCCTCTTTCCGCCGGGCGACGCGGGCGCGCTGGCCGCGCACCTCGCGGCGCTCGCGACCGCGCCGGATCGGCGTCGCGCGATGGGGGAGGCGGGGCACGCGCGCGTGCTGGAGCGCTTCCTCGTCGAGCGGTACGCGGACGAGTTCCAGGCGCTGTACCGCGCGCTGCTCGCGGAGCCCGCGTCGCGGCACGGCTGGCGCGGGAGCGTGTGGCCGGCCGCGTACGGCGAGTGGATCCGGGGCGCCGTGGGCCGCCGTCTGGCACGCGTGCGCCACCGTGCTCGGGCGTGACGTCCGTTTCGGCGGCTCGTCCATCCGACGAGGTGATCCGGCAGGTGCCGTGACGTCCGACACGTCCCACGCGCGCAGGCCGCCTCG
This Roseisolibacter agri DNA region includes the following protein-coding sequences:
- a CDS encoding glycosyltransferase family 4 protein translates to MTAPATVLFAHSGRDWIRGSERCLLDLIARLDRTRFTPVLACESRVLADAAGALGAEIEHVPEWRDGWRPPMEQVRRVQRIVQAHGVRLVHANNLIPIPSVLPVARSGGIPVVAHIHLMMTREERLHSWLHQAAAIVGVSRHVVAGLLDDGMPPSRVHVVYNGIDRSRLDAGNACALRTSLGIAPHAFVATVVGSLIEIKGQRVIIDAIGALRAAGVDAHLLMVGDGEARPALEAQAAALGLTGHVHVLGERGDVGAMLRDATDVAVTASRMEAFPLNVLEAQYARVPVVASDIPAHREGVVVDATGLLFPPGDAGALAAHLAALATAPDRRRAMGEAGHARVLERFLVERYADEFQALYRALLAEPASRHGWRGSVWPAAYGEWIRGAVGRRLARVRHRARA
- a CDS encoding exosortase C-terminal domain/associated protein EpsI codes for the protein MADHVRFVPPLMLAAGCALIFGVREQLQTPSREPMSKLRVDVPGYTMQDVVVPEQERKVAGMSDYAMRAFARDSLDPGFSYYVGYYDYQQQGKTIHSPKNCLPGAGWEAVEANLRPMKSADGSSFIANRYVLANKGAQAVVYYWYQGRGRIEASEYKVKWHLLRDAAVYGRTEEALVRIVVPLDTRHARGPEDIARLRASADSIATSVAARLEPEVRRVLPTPPGSA
- a CDS encoding exosortase/archaeosortase family protein; this encodes MTTASPPIQSTLLDRTRTWVSVETVLTAGLFAVLFARPLRLLALDWWNNPEAGHGLLLAPLALWFAWKEGLSAQATPNRLLGGLILLFGVAFRYLADLAAELFVMRGSILVSLLGLVVWYFGFRQALRWWLPFTLLGLSIPLPELILSRVALPLQFTASQIGASLLAWRDIPVLLTGNVIKIPGHELFVAEACSGLRSLTALLSLSVLLGAITLNKVASRVLLLAAAVPIAIMLNGVRVFLTGFLVYFVDPKLGEGFMNITEGWLIFVVAFLLLGGVAWAFGRAERWWHTRGLPPAPPAEYAEEYDDRTDPGAEAPDAIHPDEQAPAHG
- a CDS encoding glycosyltransferase, which gives rise to MTTPLSVQDPDGRASNARPLRVDVLLPTHNRAELVGRTLDTLLAARRPDGLQARVIVVDNNSRDATRAVVEERARRGAEVGLPIVYLFEPRAGKSHALNTGVAATDCDVIGMIDDDEDVEPRWFEAIAQAFATPGVDYITGPCLPRWEIDPPRWLAAEYDPVLGLFYEGDRILGMPDEYRGQMMGGNAAVRRALLMSAGGYDASLGPSESTRQLSCEDSEMHERLRRLGARGQYRPDFIILHFVPRTRLEKRYHRRWHFWHGVSLGVLDRKAPHDVPYALGVPRFMVGEAVRDLLGLLGLRRLPGDRPREARRFGATLRLLGVAGFWYGRNRFRPAAAPASPATASVSAGAPA